The DNA region ACTCGGATTACGAGGCGGACCGGCGGGCTCGTCTGGGCAAAGAGGCGGACCAGCCTCACGCGATCCGGTACAAGAGGCTCCTCAGGAGTTGAGAACGAGAGCGTCATGAAGCGCCGGGAGTTCCTCGGGGTCGTGGGCGCGCTGAGCGCGTCGTCGGTCGGTTCGGGAGCGGAGTCGAGCCGGAAGATCGACATCCACAACCACTACTACCCCGAGACGTACTTCCGAATGATCTCCGAGATGGGGGGCGAAGACTATACGTTCGACACCGACGCCGCGGGCACGCGCATCATCAAGTTTCGCGGCGCTCGCTTCTTCGGCATCCAGCCGCCTATGACCGATGTCTCTCTGCGTCTGCAAGCCATGGATCGGACGGGAATCGACGTCCAGGTGCTCTCGGTCTCCGTGCCGAACGTCTACTTCGCCGACGAGGCCTCGGAGCCTCTGATCGCCCGGCGGCTCAACGATTCCTACGCCGAGCTCATTGCCACCCATCCGACGCGTTTCAAGGGATTCGCCTCGATTCCCATGGACGTCCCCGACGCGGCCCTCGCCGAGCTCGACCGGGCACTGGGCGAGCTCAAACTGAACGGCGTGATCCTGCTGAGCCACATACGCGGAAAGCCCCTGACCGAGCCACGGTTCCGGCCGTTTTTCGAGGAGGCGAACCGCCGAGAGCTCTGCATCATCATTCATCCGATGATGCCGTCAGGAATGGCGGAACAGCTCCAAGATTACGTTCTCGGTCCCATCGTGGGATTTCTCTTCGACTCCTCCCTCGCCGTGGCCCGCATGTGTTACGACGGGCTGTTCCGAGACTTCCCTCGTATCCGATGGATCATCCCGCATCTCGGAGGTGCCATTCCCTACTGGATGGCACGGCTCGACCGCGGCTATCACGACTTCGTCGCTTGCCGGGAGAAGATCGACCGGCCGCCGAGCACGTACCTGAAGAAGCTCTATTACGGCACGGTCTCCTCGAGCCCCGAGACCCTCGGCCTCGTCCGCGACCTCGTGGGTACGGACCACATTGCCCTCGGAACCGATTACCCGCACCTTCTGGGCTCCATCGAGGAGACTCTTCTAACGATCGGCTCGCTGCGCATCCCGGACAGCGAGAAGGATCAGATCTACCACGCGACCGCGCTCCGCATCCTGAACAACGTGTGATGGGAGTACCGGCGGCCAAATGAGCGACAAACGTCTCACCATGAAGGAAGCGATCGCGCGCTTCGTTGACGATGGCGACGTCGTGGCTGCGGAGGGGTTCACCCACCTCATTCCTTTCGCCGCCGGGCACGAGATCATCCGCCAGCGAAAGAAGGACTTGACGCTCTGTCGTCTGACCCCGGATCTGATCTACGACCAGATGGTTGCCGCCGGTGTCGCCAGAAAGCTCGTCTTCGGGTGGATTGGCAATCCGGGCGTGGGCTCGCTTCACGCGATACGGAGGGCGATCGAAAAGGGCGTCCCTCGGCCGCTCGAGATCGAGGAATATTCTCATTTCGGACTTCTTTCGCGCCTGAAGGCGGGTGCCTCGGGCTTGCCCTTCATGCCGCTCGTGACCTACCACGGTACCGAGCTGCCGCACGTCAACCCCAACATTCGACCCGTGACCTGCCCCTTTACGGGAGAAGCTCTCTATGCCGTCCCGTCGCTGACACCTGACGTGACCATCGTCCACGCCCAGCGGGCCGACAAGCAGGGCAACACCCAGGTCTGGGGTCTTCTCGGCATTCAGAAAGAGGCCGCTTTCGCGGCCAGGAAGGTCATCGTGGTCGTCGAGGAAGTCGTCGACGAAGAGGCCATTCGGTCGGACCCCAATCGAACGCTCATCCCCGGCATCATCGTGAGTGCCGTCGTCGAGGAGCCCTTCGGGGCGCACCCGAGCTATGTGCAGGGTTACTACGACCGGGACAACGACTTCTATGTCACCTGGGACGCATTGAGTCGCACTCAAGAGGGCATCGAGCGCTATCTGGACGAACTGGTCTACGGCGTCGAGGATCGGGTAGCTTACGAAAGACGACTGGATCCCGAGCTCAGGGAGCGGCTGAAGCCCTTGCCCTTCCTGTCTCGCGCAGTGAACTATGGCCTCTATCGCTGAGGCGACTCGTTCGGAGCTCATGGCCGTCGCCGCCTCGCGAGAGATCTCGGACGGCGACGTCGTCTTCGTCGGGATCGGCCTTCCGAACCTGGCCGTCAATCTCGCCCTCCGCACGCATGCGCCCAACGCGCAGCTCGTCTACGAATCCGGTGTCTATGGCTCGCGGCCCAATCGACTCCCGATCTCGATCGGCGATCCGTGTCTCGTCACCGGATCACTCCAGGTTCTTCCGATGTCGGAGACGTTCTGCTACTTCCTTCAGGGCGGCCGTATCGACGTGGGTTTTCTCGGAGCCGCCCAGATCGACCGCTTCGGGAACCTGAATACCACGGTCATCGGCGATTATCACGCTCCCAAAGTGCGTCTTCCCGGCTCGGGAGGTGCGGCCGAGATCTCCTGGCTCGCGAAGAGGACCATCGTGCTCCTCCCGCAGAAGCGCAGCAAATTTCCCGAAAAGCTGGACTTTCGCACGAGCGTCGGACACTACGAAGGTGGGGGCTCCCGCGAAGCTCTCGGCGCCAGGCGGGGAGGGCCCACCCGAGTCATCACCAACCTGGGCGTCTATGGTTTCGAGCCGACAACGCGCGAGATGATCCTCGAACAGCTCCATCCGGGGGTTACGTTGGCCGAGGCGCGCTCCGAAGTGAGCTGGCCGCTTCGCGTCAAAGAGCCCGTCGTGACGACGAGTCCGCCCGATGAGAGCATCCTTCGCCTCCTGCGTGAGACTCTGGATCCGAAAGGGATCTATCTGGGGACCACCTCATGAAGAACGTGAACCTGCGCATTCCCGGGCCGACGCCCTGCCCCGACGAGGTGCTCGACGCCCTCTCGCGCCAGATGATGGATTACCGCGGCGCCGAGATGGGCGTGCTTCTGTCAGGGGTGCTGTCCAAGCTATCTCGCTACCTCGAGACCGAACGAGAAATCGTACTGCTCTCGGCCAGTGGAACCGGAGGGCTCGAGGCCGCGGTCACGAACTCGCTCAGCCCGGGGGACCGCGTCGTCGGCGTGAGCGCTGGAGTCTTCGGCGAACGATTCTGCGCGATCGCGAATGCTTTCGGCGCCGAGGTGCATCGGATGATGGTCGAGTGGGGCAAGGTAGCCGAGCCCGACGAGCTGCGCGCCATGCTCCGGCGGGTGAACGATGTCCGCGCGGTTCTCCTTACGCACAACGAGACCTCGACGGGGATCGCCCACCCCATCGAGGAGCTCATCGAAGTCGTCCGGACCGAAAGCGATGCTCTCGTCCTCGTGGACGCGATATCGAGTCTCGGAGCGATGCCGCTTCCCATCGACGCGCTCGACATCGATCTCGTGATCACCGGATCTCAGAAAGCCTGGGGTGTGCCGCCGGGCATGAGTCTTCTCTTCGTGTCGGAAAGGATGTTCGACGCGGCGGAGAAGGCTTCGATGCCG from Vicinamibacteria bacterium includes:
- a CDS encoding amidohydrolase family protein, translating into MKRREFLGVVGALSASSVGSGAESSRKIDIHNHYYPETYFRMISEMGGEDYTFDTDAAGTRIIKFRGARFFGIQPPMTDVSLRLQAMDRTGIDVQVLSVSVPNVYFADEASEPLIARRLNDSYAELIATHPTRFKGFASIPMDVPDAALAELDRALGELKLNGVILLSHIRGKPLTEPRFRPFFEEANRRELCIIIHPMMPSGMAEQLQDYVLGPIVGFLFDSSLAVARMCYDGLFRDFPRIRWIIPHLGGAIPYWMARLDRGYHDFVACREKIDRPPSTYLKKLYYGTVSSSPETLGLVRDLVGTDHIALGTDYPHLLGSIEETLLTIGSLRIPDSEKDQIYHATALRILNNV
- a CDS encoding CoA-transferase, with protein sequence MSDKRLTMKEAIARFVDDGDVVAAEGFTHLIPFAAGHEIIRQRKKDLTLCRLTPDLIYDQMVAAGVARKLVFGWIGNPGVGSLHAIRRAIEKGVPRPLEIEEYSHFGLLSRLKAGASGLPFMPLVTYHGTELPHVNPNIRPVTCPFTGEALYAVPSLTPDVTIVHAQRADKQGNTQVWGLLGIQKEAAFAARKVIVVVEEVVDEEAIRSDPNRTLIPGIIVSAVVEEPFGAHPSYVQGYYDRDNDFYVTWDALSRTQEGIERYLDELVYGVEDRVAYERRLDPELRERLKPLPFLSRAVNYGLYR
- a CDS encoding CoA-transferase codes for the protein MAVAASREISDGDVVFVGIGLPNLAVNLALRTHAPNAQLVYESGVYGSRPNRLPISIGDPCLVTGSLQVLPMSETFCYFLQGGRIDVGFLGAAQIDRFGNLNTTVIGDYHAPKVRLPGSGGAAEISWLAKRTIVLLPQKRSKFPEKLDFRTSVGHYEGGGSREALGARRGGPTRVITNLGVYGFEPTTREMILEQLHPGVTLAEARSEVSWPLRVKEPVVTTSPPDESILRLLRETLDPKGIYLGTTS
- a CDS encoding alanine--glyoxylate aminotransferase family protein, whose product is MKNVNLRIPGPTPCPDEVLDALSRQMMDYRGAEMGVLLSGVLSKLSRYLETEREIVLLSASGTGGLEAAVTNSLSPGDRVVGVSAGVFGERFCAIANAFGAEVHRMMVEWGKVAEPDELRAMLRRVNDVRAVLLTHNETSTGIAHPIEELIEVVRTESDALVLVDAISSLGAMPLPIDALDIDLVITGSQKAWGVPPGMSLLFVSERMFDAAEKASMPRFYFDLEPYRRARERGTFPFTPTLPIVFALDRALDLMLEETREKIFARHRDVARMARDGLKALGLPLFADERHASSTVTAFRVPEGVAEPALVERLRTSYDTILARGQERLRGEILRLGHLGFVQARDIEHALRALENALRDIRAL